In Apodemus sylvaticus chromosome 7, mApoSyl1.1, whole genome shotgun sequence, the sequence TTAAAGATACCACAAgagttcaaaatataaaaaaggcTCAAAGGCAATGCCattaggaaaatatttctaacatgaaaatgttttaaatatttctctaaaCCCTTACTCCTGGCAAAGAAGGTGATTATTTCCCCATAGATAGTATTGCTTCTGAAAAATAGAAGACCTACTCTCAAGGAGGCAATGACAGCACTTGATATGAGTACACAGATCAGACTCCTGCCTATCATGAGAAAGAAATTTGCCCCACAGTAGGCACACTCAAAGCTTTCAGAATAAAGTTTTATAATCTGATACTGGTGTTCAGAGTGGTGAGTTTGAATCCCTTTGAAGTCAGATAGCCTCAAAGCTATGAGGAATCGTTCAGTAGTGACTCAGTTTATCCTGCTCGGCATCCCAAACACAGAGGGTCTGGAGACCATGCTCTTTGtcctgtttttgtctttttacatCTTCACTCTGATGGGAAACTTATTGATCTTACTGGCAATTATCTCCTCCAGTAGGCTTCatacccccatgtacttcttcttATGTAAATTGTctatttttgacatatttttccCTTCTGTGAGCTCTCCCAAGATGCTATTCTACCTCTCAGGAAATAGCAGAGCCATCTCCTATGGAGGCTGTGTGTGCCAGCTCTTCTTCTACCATTTCCTTGGTTGTACTGAGTGTTTCCTGTACACAGTGATGGCTTATGACCGTTTTGTGGCCATATGCTTCCCGCTACGCTACACAATCATTATGAGCCACAAAGTGTGTGCCATCCTGGCCACGGGGACATCATTTTTTGGCTGCATTCAGGCTACTTTTCTAACTACTCTCACCTTCCAGTTGCCCTACTGTGGTCCTAATGAGGTGGACTACTACTTCTGTGATATTCCTGTGATGCTGAAGCTGGCCTGCGCAGACACATCAGCCCTGGAGATGGTGGGGTTCATCAGTGTGGGCCTGATGCCACTCAGTTGTTTTCTTCTCATCCTCACCTCTTACAGCTGCATCGTTTGCTCTATTCTGCAGATCCGCTCTGCTGAGGGTCGTCGTAGAGCTTTCTCCACCTGTAGCGCCCACCTCACTGCCATCTTGCTTTTCTACATGCCTGTTGTCCTTATATACTTAAGGCCAACTCCAAGCCCCTGGCTGGATGCAACTGTGCAGGTCTTAAATAATCTGGTCACCCCTATGCTAAACCCATTGATTTACAGTCTCAGGAATAAAGAGGTGAAATCGTCACTGTGGAAGGTCCTACATAAACCTGCCTTTGTTTCTGAGCAGTTGTAATGAATGACCAGTCATGAACACTTCATGTGTACAACAAGGGAGGTATAGCACTTTTACTTGTctttcataaatatatttgattaCCCTAATTTTACTATGTAAAGGACTTGAGGCAGAAGGCTGAAATGAGACTTTTAAAAGAACGACCAAGGAATAAACAGTAGATGAGAGACTCCAGGTTTTGTGACTCTAGAAACTACTCTCTCATATTATACTATTGATAGAGGATATTGCACAGGTGATGTTCAACCTGGCAAGCAGAGCACTCTATGCATTCTATTTGTCCATACTTTTCatgttgttgttgcttatttttgagattatattttaatGACAAAATGGTTCCCTTCCTTTCAACCAtcccatttttctctctcctctaatGTTCCTTGTTTGGCCATCTTAGTTTTTCATTTATCTTTCCACCCCTCATCCTTTTCTTTGCTCTCTTTGTGTAGTCTGT encodes:
- the LOC127689966 gene encoding olfactory receptor 149-like, producing the protein MRNRSVVTQFILLGIPNTEGLETMLFVLFLSFYIFTLMGNLLILLAIISSSRLHTPMYFFLCKLSIFDIFFPSVSSPKMLFYLSGNSRAISYGGCVCQLFFYHFLGCTECFLYTVMAYDRFVAICFPLRYTIIMSHKVCAILATGTSFFGCIQATFLTTLTFQLPYCGPNEVDYYFCDIPVMLKLACADTSALEMVGFISVGLMPLSCFLLILTSYSCIVCSILQIRSAEGRRRAFSTCSAHLTAILLFYMPVVLIYLRPTPSPWLDATVQVLNNLVTPMLNPLIYSLRNKEVKSSLWKVLHKPAFVSEQL